The region TTTCCCTTTTACAAGTATTGAGAATTTCTTATAATTTTCAGGCATTCCAAATTGGAATAATGACAAGGAAGCAGAAATATTACGCCTTGGATATGTATGCTGTACCCCTCTTATCTGCTAAACTTTAATATTTTCAACTTTTTTCATCTCTCTTTGGCAGAATAAACGACCTTCAAGTAAAATAGATTGAATAAAATAGCATTATCTACTCATTTAGTGTGCAGAAAAACATGAAAATATGAAAGCTTCATCAGAAAACAATAGAATAGATTTCTGTGAACAATTAAATGTATATGGTTGGAAAATACTTGACTATACTCCGTGTGTATAATAATTCTGTTATGATGACATTTGATTTCTTTTTTGTGCATACTTGCATATCAGGATTATCTTAATATTTGAGCTTGAAAGCCTTGTTGTTAGTCTGTGTATTCCAGCTTACACTAGACTCATTAATTTAACCATTGTCTCTGTTGCTGAACTTTTAACTGGCTTATTTTCTTTTGTCAATGAAAAATAGTTTCCATATGTGGGAGAAAAGAGTTGATTTGCATGTTTTGACTTTTGATGATTATTCCCCTCTGATCCTCAATCTTTGATACAGATTAAACCTGAGGTGCTTAGCTGGTCTCCACGAATTATCTTACTGCATAACTTCCTGAGCTCGGAGGTTTGTCCTTTTTTCCGAGTGCTGTTTCATGATTAAAATCATGTTTCTGATGCTCATTTATTCATGTAGAGTCAACATTATAGGCCCAAATGCTTGCTTTCTCTTTCAAATAAATTGGCTTAATATGGTATATGCATGTTGTAATATGAAAAATATTATGTTCTTATCTCACACTCGGTCCATTTAAATCTTTGTACAGTTTAATATACTACACAAGTTATATGTTCGCAAACATGTTCTTCATTTTAAGTTATAAATAGCTAAAAGAACGATTTCAGTTAGACTATTCCAAGGGCATTTAGAATTATAGATGTGATTCATGAATTTCTTATTAGAATTCAGGAATTAGAACTGAGGACACCATAGACTATTATTAGATGGTCCATTGGCTTgttcataaaaataaaatcaatgAAGTCTCTCCATTTCAAGACAAACATTCTTTCCAGTTTGTTAGTCAGTACTCAGTAATAAAATTTTGGGCAATTAAAGAATAACATACTAATCTCGGGCGATTACAAGTACTTCAAAAATGTTCAGTTGCCAATAAAAATGTTTTGCAGATGCATATTAAAGCTATATATTTACAGGAATGTGATTATCTTAGGGCAGTCGCCCTCCCTCGTCTGAAAGTTTCAACAGTGGTGGATGTAAAGACTGGAAAGGTACATAGATTTATTTTCTTTATAAATTTCATTTTGAGTGGTCATAATCATCAATAGATGTTCTGAATGGGTTTAAGTTTCATTTGCTAATGTCTAACTCACCTAGAGAATTCCAAATTTTAGCTTGTACAAATCTGATAAATTACTAAATGCCTATTAGGAAGAAATACAGAGTGTATATGTATGGAAAGCAAATTGGTAATTGAATTGAACTTTCTTTATTGTTGTCATTTGCTTTATAACTTAGTATGTTCTTTTTTTCCTTCCTTCTCTTTTATGAATAAATAAGGTTGGAAACTATTAAATGCTTAATCCAATATTGAAGGACCATGCTTACAAAAAAACTGTGTTATGTAGGACAAGGAAAAGAGATGAATGACAAATTTACTTAATAATACCTAACCTCTAATAAAGGAAGAGCTGAATCGAGTATTTTAAGAGTGTTGGGGTATATACTTGAGTTCTGTAATATATTTAGTTTCAGTTTAGTACTGTTACTATAGTACTTTTTTGTATTGTATGGCATAGCCTTAGTTGATCTACAGTAGGGGACATCTGTAACAGTTTCTTTGAGACAGTTATTTCTGCACCTAACTCTTTACCCTTTAAGTCTTAGCTTagattttccttttctctttccTCTGTTTTACTCTCATCATCTTAAATCCCCAGATCCAAACCTAATGAAGATTTACTTTGAAATAGTTGCTTGATCTTTTTCACGGACTATCCCTATATTAGACAAGTTTTTCAACTCCCTCCATAAATATACTTCATAATTGGAGATTTTGAAGCCTTAATATGTCAGAAATTATGGCTTCTTGCCATTCTTCGTTGTATTGCTTCTATTTATAATTACATGAGCATGCAAGAATCCAATCATATCAAATCATTTCATATTAACAGAATAAGCTAAAAAGCTAGAGATCTAAAACGAAAACATTGTTACcgtgtgttaagagtcccacatcggacaatcTATGACCTGAACGTGTATTTATAAGTGGGGACAATCCTCACCCTACAAGCtggttttgtagggttgagttaggccaACCACACATTCTTAAGATGGTATCAGAGTCTGATTTAAGATCCATTGAGCCACCCACCATTTAGTTCCACGCCCCAGACGCAAATCCTGGACGTGAGAGGGGGTGTaaagagtcccacatcggacaatcTATGGCCTGAACGTGTATTTATAATTGGGGGCAATCCTCACCCTACAAACCCAgtttgtagggttgagttaggctCAACCACACATTTTTAAGACCGTGAATGAATTTAAGTATATCTATATCTTATTATATGGCGGGAGTGTTGTTTACGGTGTAGGAGTATAGTACAATTGTATCACGCACTCCTCAATTCTAAGTTTTCTCACACATGCCCGAACCACAGCTGTCAATAGGACACTATAACAACATGATAATTCATAAGGAGCCCATGGTTGCAATTTCTTCTATCCACGTCACACCGCATTTTGGGTCAAAACCTTCACGAAGGCTATTCCCCGGAGAATCTTAGAAACTTGGCACTTCACCTTGCACAAATGCTAGGGTCGCTAAAAATCCTCTTTTACCTGTCAATAGCACACTATAACAACATGATAATGCAGAAGGAGCCTATGGTTGCAATTTCTTGCATCTGTCACGCCACATTTTGGGTCAAAACCTTCACAAAGGCTATTCACAGGAGAACCTCAGAAACTTGGCACTTCACCTTCACAAACGCCAGGGTTGCTAAAAACCCTCTTTTACCTGTGTGATAATGTTATTTGATTGTTGTAGACTGACTTTTAGGAGGGATGGGATTCCTTCCCTCTTTTTTAAGAGAAAAGTGCTATTCTAGTGTTTTTCGGGTGACTATTTTGCATGCTCTGTTTCTCTGTTGTTGATATTCTACTTTGTTTTCTCTTTCTTCTCTTTTGACTTCGCATTCATTGTGCTTCTCCTGTAAGTGCTTTCCATTGTTGTTTCCTTTATCTATATTGGTTCTCTCAAATCTTTGTTACCTCCCAATCTGTTTTGGGCGTTCAGACTCCTTATTTAAGCCCCCACGAGCTCTGGTTTGAGTTTCTGTCTTACAGTTTACAGTCTCTGTTCTCTTGATTTTTTATTAATATGAACTTGGAATTAGTTAAGGGACCTGACTCCTCTAATGTAAACAACTCATAGTGAGTATTATCAAATCAAGGATGTATATTAGATGCACATGTATAATAAGTTATAGGGGTGTTGAAATCCTGAACATGATGGGTTATGTCGAGATTCCTGTTATTCCACCTGTGATTGTCCCCATTCTAAATGTCCAATAATGGATGTGAGAGGTGTGTGTCGACTAATGATATGTCCTAAGTAGCCCTTGTAACTATAATGCTTGAGCAATCTTCACCGCTTAGCTAGCTTTAGTGGTTGTGTTAATCCTAAAGCCCAAATTCTAAAAGTTTTCTACAGCCCAACATCTAGTCCTATTCAACATCACATATCTTAGAGTAGTGCACTAAAATTTTCCTTGAGTTCTGAGTGGTCCATTTATGTTTTAGATCACATCCGGAGCATTCGTCCACTCTACTTGAATCCTATGATTAACATCTCCCTTGGCGGACCCAAGGTACCTAAAACAAAGACGTATGTGTCATACGTTCTACAATCTTTACCTAAATTAAGATTTGTTTCTCTATTTCCATATAGAAACACTTCAGGAATTTAACAAACACCTTGTGAAGAATTAAAACAAATGTCATTTTTCAAGATTAAATGAAAATTTTGTTAATTCAACAACACGGCCAAATAAGCTCATACATATATAAACATAGAATTGTGTCACTAACCTGTACGAAGTGATTATGTGTATGACCATTGTTAAGCAACAGTGCTTTTTACTTTGAAATTATGAAGAGGGAAAAATGAATGAGTTAAACTTGCTGAGAAACTAAAGTTTTTCTAAAGTTACTGGCAAAAGTAGCTGATATGTATAACCACAGTTTTAGTCTTGAGGTTATTTGGACAATTTTTAGCCCATCAGAATAAGTACTTTTATTTTGTAGTATTGTATTAGCATGTGGGGGTCATTAACTTCTCTGGACATGCATTTCTTCACAAACCATGATGAAATTTCTATCTTCCACAGGGAGTCCAGAGTGATGTCAGAACAAGCTCTGGTATGTTTTTGAATGGTGAAGAGAGAAAATATCCTATGATACAAGTAAGTTATCAAGTTTACTTTACCTCTAACTCTGACCTCATTGTCTTGTTATCAAATGAGCGTTAAGGATTACACCAGCTGATTTGTCTGATATTGGACAGTTTATAATTTTTATGGTCTGATACTAAGGAACACCTTTTGGGTGGTTAATGGTAACTAGTTTAATTTTTGAGACACTGCCACACCTATGGTCCTTTAGATTTGATACCTATTGCGTGACTGCGTCACAATCAGGAAGAGAACAATTTGATCCCTACATTCATCTGATTAATATTTTATTGATTACTAGTTGTACAGTCTGATAAAATATGTTCCACTTCTCAACTAGGCAATTGAAAAAAGAATTTCTGTCTATTCTCAAGTACCAGTTGAAAATGGAGAGCTTATGCAAGTCCTAAGGTGAGGATATGACTTATTGTTTTAATAAGACCTGAACTTGATGGGTTTTGCGAGTATCAATCTAACATCTGCCGCAGCACAGGTATGAGAAGAATCAGTTTTACAGGCCCCATCATGACTATTTTGCTGATACCGTGAGTTTTATTCCTGTCTTTGATATATTCATTATTATAGATTTATCGTAAGCGTGAAAATCACCTCAATTGACTTCAATAAATCATCCTCACTTCTCTGTGACTTTCTTTTGGGAGACAGTTCAACTTGAAGCGTGGTGGGCAGCGAATAGCTACAATGCTTATGTATTTAGGTGACAATGTTGAGGGAGGAGAAACACATTTCCCAATGGTAAGCTTCTCATTTTTTGAACTATCACGTTGGCATGTTTAGGTAGATGCCGTAGACATTGATTTGAAGCATATGAGTAGCCTTAATCTAAAGCATACATTAGTGGCAAATTGATGCCACAATTGTCCATGGATCTTAACTCTAGGCTCTAACTGAAAATAAACTGACGAATACCAAAATGCATGTATctttttatattattatatatttgtTTAGTTTGTAGAACTATCAAAATTGTGTTTTGTCCCTTTCCACATTCCTATCATTGATAGAGTTGCATTTTGATTATTGCGGGTTTTGAAAGTAGAAAAGAAGCGGGAGTGTCCAATGATTATAGTGATGTGATTATGTTTCACTGCTCGAATCTTATTCCACATTACTCTTAGTGCTTTGTTTCTTCCTGAATGACAATGTTTATTGATTTCTTGACTATAACCTGAAAAACATGGCCAATGCGTAAAATGCAAGCATTAGCTATCTACCATGTGGTGTGATAATATTATCAAACACTCTAGTAAGACATTTCGACTATACTCAAGGCTGCTGTTGGTTTGCAATGCATTTCA is a window of Lathyrus oleraceus cultivar Zhongwan6 chromosome 6, CAAS_Psat_ZW6_1.0, whole genome shotgun sequence DNA encoding:
- the LOC127091444 gene encoding prolyl 4-hydroxylase 1 isoform X2 encodes the protein MAPAIKIVFGLLTFVTIGMIIGALSQLAFIRKLEDSYESQPFRRLRGLERKDYLKLPGGIPNWNNDKEAEILRLGYIKPEVLSWSPRIILLHNFLSSEECDYLRAVALPRLKVSTVVDVKTGKGVQSDVRTSSGMFLNGEERKYPMIQAIEKRISVYSQVPVENGELMQVLRYEKNQFYRPHHDYFADTFNLKRGGQRIATMLMYLGDNVEGGETHFPMAGSGECSCGGKLSKGTCVKPIKGNAVLFWSMGLDGKSDSNSVHGGCPVLSGEKWSATKWMRQSGHH
- the LOC127091444 gene encoding prolyl 4-hydroxylase 1 isoform X1, which gives rise to MAPAIKIVFGLLTFVTIGMIIGALSQLAFIRKLEDSYGTESQPFRRLRGLERKDYLKLPGGIPNWNNDKEAEILRLGYIKPEVLSWSPRIILLHNFLSSEECDYLRAVALPRLKVSTVVDVKTGKGVQSDVRTSSGMFLNGEERKYPMIQAIEKRISVYSQVPVENGELMQVLRYEKNQFYRPHHDYFADTFNLKRGGQRIATMLMYLGDNVEGGETHFPMAGSGECSCGGKLSKGTCVKPIKGNAVLFWSMGLDGKSDSNSVHGGCPVLSGEKWSATKWMRQSGHH